A portion of the Natronococcus sp. AD-5 genome contains these proteins:
- a CDS encoding PH domain-containing protein: MKKLHPASVAARSISRSVNVGLLFFIAGIVVSPGGAGPNLLSVGGMVLAGILVAVVYEIAYYERFRYELTADTFDVASGVVARRDREVPLRRIQNVDIRQTVLSRALGVAAVHIETAGGGQTEVSLQYVGEDEARRLRRRLRRGARTDDDREAAADEATDRDAIEDEPQDEEDLLFEIQPRELAILSVFTIDPGASLLGGIALSFVSGLDPATLVPVGLVEGIGPGSGAVALAWAVLLFLLAAWVVSAVLTVNRYYGFRLTRIGDELYYERGLIQRYSGTIPLEKVQTLTISERVPFRWFGYGALAVETAGYAPGQSDSRGSESAIPLARFDRVVDLARSIEPFGDVDLEAPPKRARERYGVRYLLVVAVVVGVGYLLASVTIFERWYALAGLLVLVPVAAHLKWSNRGYRAGDRYVLARTGFWRRSTKVVPYYRVQAVLHTQSIFQRRRRLASVTADTASSATFLGRAATAYDVDAETGLELQRHIEDRLQKRLRARKRSKTVGEWFNSQNDPAQNLESGSDSTPEEPD; the protein is encoded by the coding sequence ATGAAGAAGCTCCACCCGGCGTCGGTCGCGGCTCGATCGATTTCGCGCAGCGTGAACGTCGGACTGTTGTTTTTCATCGCCGGGATCGTCGTCTCGCCCGGCGGTGCCGGGCCGAACCTGCTCTCGGTCGGCGGGATGGTCCTCGCCGGCATCCTCGTCGCGGTCGTCTACGAAATCGCCTACTACGAGCGGTTCCGGTACGAACTCACCGCGGATACCTTCGACGTCGCCTCGGGCGTCGTCGCGCGGCGCGATCGCGAAGTCCCGCTGCGCCGGATTCAGAACGTCGATATCAGGCAAACGGTCCTCAGCAGGGCGCTCGGCGTCGCCGCCGTCCACATCGAAACCGCGGGCGGCGGACAGACGGAGGTCTCGCTGCAGTACGTCGGCGAGGACGAGGCTCGGCGACTCAGGCGGCGACTCCGTCGCGGCGCGCGGACCGACGACGACCGCGAAGCGGCGGCCGACGAGGCGACCGATCGCGACGCAATCGAGGACGAACCGCAGGACGAAGAGGATCTCCTCTTCGAGATTCAACCGCGAGAACTCGCGATCCTGAGCGTGTTCACGATCGATCCTGGGGCCAGCCTCCTCGGGGGGATCGCACTCTCGTTCGTCAGCGGACTCGACCCTGCGACGCTGGTTCCGGTCGGTCTCGTCGAGGGGATCGGCCCCGGCAGTGGCGCCGTCGCCCTCGCGTGGGCCGTCCTGCTCTTCTTGCTCGCCGCCTGGGTCGTGAGCGCCGTCCTGACCGTCAACCGGTACTACGGTTTCCGGCTCACGCGCATCGGCGACGAACTGTACTACGAGCGCGGGTTGATCCAGCGCTACAGCGGAACGATTCCGCTCGAGAAGGTCCAGACGCTGACGATCTCAGAACGCGTCCCCTTCCGGTGGTTCGGCTACGGGGCGCTGGCCGTCGAAACCGCCGGGTACGCGCCCGGCCAGTCGGACAGCCGGGGGTCGGAATCCGCGATCCCGCTCGCCAGGTTCGACCGGGTCGTCGACCTCGCCCGCTCGATCGAACCCTTCGGCGACGTCGACCTCGAGGCGCCGCCGAAACGGGCGCGGGAGCGATACGGCGTCCGGTACCTCCTGGTCGTCGCCGTCGTCGTCGGCGTCGGCTACCTGCTCGCCAGCGTTACGATCTTCGAGCGCTGGTACGCGCTCGCCGGTCTGCTCGTCCTCGTCCCGGTCGCCGCCCACCTGAAGTGGTCGAACCGCGGGTACCGCGCCGGCGACCGGTACGTTCTCGCGCGAACCGGGTTCTGGAGGCGGTCGACGAAGGTCGTTCCCTACTACCGCGTCCAGGCGGTGCTCCACACGCAGTCGATCTTCCAGCGCCGACGTCGGCTCGCCAGCGTCACGGCGGACACCGCGAGTTCGGCCACGTTCCTCGGACGGGCGGCGACCGCGTACGACGTCGACGCCGAGACGGGACTCGAGTTGCAGCGCCACATCGAGGACCGACTGCAGAAACGACTCCGCGCGCGGAAACGATCCAAGACAGTTGGTGAATGGTTTAACAGTCAGAATGATCCAGCACAGAATCTCGAATCTGGTTCAGATTCTACCCCGGAAGAGCCTGACTGA
- a CDS encoding PH domain-containing protein, with product MERLNPRVRAVWLIVALFRASLAGGFLVGGALLLSVTDFWANTPDLLVPGAIALAVAVGIVRLVVAWLRYSVWRFEVEGDGLFIERGVFTRIKTVVPYVRVQHVDSRRSPLERTTGLSTVVVYTAGSRSADVAIPGLTPARAEKLREELRRLAIESEGEDAV from the coding sequence ATGGAACGACTCAACCCGCGAGTTCGCGCCGTCTGGCTCATCGTGGCGCTCTTTCGGGCCAGTCTCGCCGGCGGATTCCTCGTGGGGGGAGCACTGTTGCTCTCTGTCACCGACTTCTGGGCTAACACGCCGGATCTGCTCGTCCCGGGAGCCATCGCGCTCGCCGTGGCCGTGGGTATCGTTCGGCTCGTCGTCGCCTGGCTTCGCTACTCCGTCTGGCGGTTCGAGGTAGAAGGAGACGGACTGTTCATCGAACGGGGCGTCTTCACCCGAATCAAGACCGTCGTCCCGTACGTCCGCGTCCAGCACGTCGACTCCCGTCGATCGCCGCTCGAGCGGACCACCGGGCTCTCGACGGTCGTCGTCTACACGGCTGGATCGCGAAGCGCCGACGTGGCGATTCCCGGGCTGACCCCGGCGCGAGCCGAGAAACTCCGCGAGGAACTGCGCCGACTCGCGATCGAGAGCGAGGGTGAGGACGCCGTATGA
- a CDS encoding HVO_2901 family zinc finger protein has product MYTCRNCNQSFQTELALELHRDTCEKGQLFCQVCGERFRESDATQDGWHYECPNEDCDGTGLQEDLYQIDDLRAATH; this is encoded by the coding sequence ATGTACACCTGTCGAAACTGTAATCAGTCGTTTCAGACGGAACTCGCGCTGGAACTGCACCGAGACACGTGCGAGAAAGGACAACTCTTCTGCCAGGTATGCGGCGAACGATTCCGCGAGAGTGACGCGACACAGGACGGCTGGCACTACGAGTGTCCGAACGAGGACTGCGACGGGACGGGACTGCAGGAGGACCTGTACCAGATCGACGACCTCAGGGCGGCGACGCACTGA
- a CDS encoding class II fumarate hydratase, whose product MSEDYRVERDSLGEMQVPRDAYWGAQTQRAIQNFPISGISFSRRFVRGLGVVKKAAARANRDLELIEDDVAEAIIEAADEVIAGEHDDQFPVDVFQTGSGTSSNMNANEVIANRAAEIAGAEIGDRVVHPNDHVNYGQSSNDVIPTAMHVAALEAVEKDVIPALDTLREALEAKEEEFDDVVKTGRTHLQDATPVTLGQEFGGYRTQVEKGLDRVDKVRNHLAELALGGTAVGTGLNTHEEFPGRAAEYITKETGVQFREADNHFEAQAAHDAMAEAHGALRVVAGSLNKIANDLRLLASGPRNGLGEIEQPENQPGSSIMPGKINPVVAEAVNQVHKQVVGNDAAVSAGAAEGQLDLNLYKPVLAHNFLESAELISNSSRVFAGRFVEPLEANEEHCAEEVEQSMALATSLNVHIGYDKASEVAKTALKEDKTVREVVLEKGYLDEEEADEVLDPRKMTERGILGRDD is encoded by the coding sequence ATGAGCGAGGACTACAGAGTCGAACGCGACAGTCTCGGCGAGATGCAGGTTCCGAGGGACGCCTACTGGGGCGCTCAGACCCAGCGCGCGATCCAGAACTTCCCCATCTCGGGGATCAGCTTCAGCCGGCGGTTCGTTCGCGGTCTCGGCGTCGTCAAGAAGGCCGCCGCACGGGCCAACCGCGACCTCGAGTTGATCGAGGACGACGTCGCGGAGGCGATCATCGAGGCGGCCGACGAGGTCATCGCCGGCGAGCACGACGATCAGTTCCCGGTCGACGTCTTCCAGACCGGCTCCGGCACCTCCTCGAACATGAACGCCAACGAGGTCATCGCCAACCGCGCCGCGGAGATCGCGGGCGCGGAGATCGGCGACCGCGTCGTCCACCCCAACGACCACGTCAACTACGGCCAGTCGTCCAACGACGTGATCCCGACCGCGATGCACGTCGCCGCCCTCGAAGCGGTGGAGAAAGACGTCATCCCGGCCCTCGATACGCTTCGGGAGGCGCTCGAGGCCAAAGAGGAGGAGTTCGACGACGTCGTCAAGACGGGTCGGACGCACCTCCAGGACGCGACGCCCGTCACGTTAGGCCAGGAGTTCGGCGGCTACCGCACCCAGGTCGAGAAGGGACTCGACCGCGTCGACAAGGTTCGCAACCACCTCGCGGAGCTCGCGCTGGGCGGCACCGCCGTCGGAACGGGACTGAACACCCACGAGGAGTTCCCCGGTCGCGCCGCCGAGTACATCACCAAGGAGACCGGCGTCCAGTTCCGCGAGGCCGACAACCACTTCGAGGCCCAGGCCGCCCACGACGCGATGGCCGAGGCCCACGGCGCGCTGCGCGTCGTCGCCGGCTCGCTGAACAAGATCGCCAACGATCTCCGACTGCTGGCCTCCGGCCCGCGCAACGGTCTCGGCGAGATCGAACAGCCAGAGAACCAGCCCGGCTCCTCGATCATGCCCGGCAAGATCAACCCCGTCGTCGCCGAAGCCGTCAACCAGGTCCACAAGCAGGTCGTCGGCAACGACGCCGCCGTCTCCGCCGGCGCCGCCGAGGGACAGCTCGACCTCAACCTCTACAAGCCCGTGCTGGCGCACAACTTCCTCGAGTCCGCGGAGCTGATCTCGAACTCGAGTCGGGTCTTCGCCGGGCGCTTCGTCGAGCCGCTCGAGGCGAACGAGGAGCACTGCGCTGAGGAGGTCGAACAGTCGATGGCGCTGGCCACCTCGCTCAACGTTCACATCGGCTACGACAAGGCCAGCGAGGTCGCAAAGACCGCGCTCAAGGAGGACAAGACCGTCCGCGAGGTCGTCCTCGAGAAGGGCTACCTCGACGAGGAGGAGGCCGACGAAGTGCTCGACCCCCGGAAGATGACCGAACGCGGCATTCTGGGTCGGGACGACTGA
- a CDS encoding ABC transporter substrate-binding protein, producing the protein MIDNSDRSRRTVLKGVGSAGVAGLVSLAGCTTGEGGDGDDTLEVLHGWTGGDGAEAADALFGAFEDEHSDIDLDEKPIGGGGNQNLDDTVANRLQGGDPPSSFAGWPGANLEQYGDAIGDIESEVWDEGELKDAHAEEAVELCQHNDGYSAVPIGSHRLNDLFYNVDVLDEAGVDPDSIDSADAFVDALDAVDSETDATPLAMSLEPWCILQTWAQTMLGEHGYDAYVSFIEGDGDEEAVRSTFETLEEILDNYVNADAASVDFTEVNRDIMSGDAAFIHQGNWVAGAYIAEELEYGGTWDAIRYPGTEDYYTLHIDSFIYPNDNPTPEDTATWLRFAGSEAAQVAFNQYKGSIPTRVDTPTDDFNAYLTDTIEDFDDASEKPPTLAHGLAVDQSTQTDLEGVLNNDFADPYDVDSATDGFMNVF; encoded by the coding sequence GTGATTGACAATAGCGATCGTTCGCGGAGAACGGTTCTCAAGGGTGTCGGATCTGCAGGGGTTGCGGGGCTCGTTAGTCTGGCAGGATGTACGACCGGTGAGGGCGGTGACGGTGACGACACGCTCGAGGTGCTCCACGGGTGGACCGGCGGCGACGGTGCCGAGGCGGCCGACGCGCTCTTCGGAGCGTTCGAGGACGAACACTCCGATATCGACCTCGACGAGAAGCCGATCGGCGGCGGCGGGAACCAGAACCTCGACGATACGGTCGCAAACCGACTTCAGGGAGGCGACCCGCCGAGTTCGTTCGCCGGGTGGCCCGGCGCGAACCTCGAGCAGTACGGCGACGCTATCGGCGATATCGAGTCCGAAGTCTGGGACGAAGGAGAGCTGAAAGACGCCCACGCCGAGGAAGCGGTCGAACTCTGCCAGCACAACGACGGCTACTCGGCGGTTCCGATCGGATCCCACCGACTGAACGACCTCTTTTACAACGTCGACGTTCTCGACGAGGCGGGCGTGGACCCGGACTCGATCGACAGCGCCGACGCGTTCGTCGACGCGCTCGACGCCGTCGACTCCGAGACCGACGCGACGCCGCTCGCGATGTCGCTCGAACCGTGGTGTATCCTCCAGACGTGGGCGCAGACGATGCTCGGCGAGCACGGCTACGACGCCTACGTGAGCTTCATCGAGGGCGACGGCGACGAGGAGGCCGTGCGCTCGACGTTCGAGACGCTCGAGGAGATCCTCGATAACTACGTCAACGCCGACGCCGCCTCCGTCGACTTCACCGAGGTCAACCGTGACATCATGAGCGGCGACGCCGCGTTCATCCACCAGGGCAACTGGGTCGCCGGCGCGTACATCGCGGAGGAACTGGAGTACGGCGGGACGTGGGACGCGATTCGGTACCCCGGAACGGAGGACTACTACACGCTCCATATCGACTCGTTCATCTATCCGAACGACAACCCGACCCCCGAGGATACCGCAACCTGGCTGCGATTCGCCGGGAGCGAGGCGGCACAGGTCGCGTTCAACCAGTACAAGGGGTCGATTCCGACGCGGGTCGACACGCCCACCGATGACTTCAACGCGTACCTCACGGACACGATCGAGGACTTCGACGACGCCTCGGAGAAGCCGCCGACGCTCGCTCACGGTCTCGCCGTCGACCAGAGCACCCAGACCGATCTCGAAGGGGTGCTGAACAACGACTTCGCGGACCCCTACGACGTGGATAGCGCTACGGACGGCTTCATGAACGTCTTCTAA
- a CDS encoding carbohydrate ABC transporter permease, with product MKDVLELLCSVRRGRIAGRDESESRPDERPIRTDGGAVDDRSSLRRWLDSDLVQSAPFWLPPFLLMGFFVYAAIGWNFLLSLTSYSGFGDPNYGDLSFENYWTMFEDPGMWAATRNTFVLLVGFTLACLVVGLVLALLLDREIRFGRPLRTIYLLPFALSFIVTAQFWRWMYNVNNGIVNQFIGLFGLGPYNWLGSPRLVLGSVIFALVWQFSGYTMIIYLAALRSIPNDQYEAARVDGASTIRMYRRVIVPQLRPAMVSASVVLMLFALKAFDFLYAISDGYRPRRGADILATKMVRESFSRSEWAYGSAIAILLFVLSLAVIAPYLYNQYKRGNL from the coding sequence ATGAAAGACGTTCTAGAACTCCTGTGTAGCGTCCGACGCGGACGAATCGCGGGGCGAGACGAATCCGAGAGCCGTCCCGACGAGCGTCCGATCAGGACCGACGGCGGGGCCGTCGACGACCGGTCGTCGCTCCGTCGCTGGCTCGACAGCGATCTGGTACAGTCGGCGCCGTTCTGGCTCCCGCCGTTCCTCCTGATGGGCTTTTTCGTCTACGCCGCGATCGGGTGGAACTTCCTGCTCTCGCTGACGAGTTACTCCGGGTTCGGCGATCCCAATTACGGCGACCTGAGCTTCGAGAACTACTGGACGATGTTCGAGGATCCGGGGATGTGGGCGGCGACGCGGAACACGTTCGTCCTGCTCGTGGGCTTCACCCTGGCGTGTCTGGTCGTCGGACTCGTGCTGGCGCTGCTGCTCGACCGCGAGATCCGCTTCGGGAGGCCGCTTCGGACGATCTACCTCCTGCCGTTCGCCCTGTCGTTCATCGTCACGGCCCAGTTCTGGCGGTGGATGTACAACGTGAACAACGGCATCGTCAACCAGTTCATCGGCCTGTTCGGCCTCGGGCCGTACAACTGGCTGGGGAGCCCGCGGCTCGTGCTCGGATCGGTGATCTTCGCGCTCGTCTGGCAGTTCAGCGGCTACACGATGATCATCTACCTCGCCGCGCTCCGATCGATCCCGAACGACCAGTACGAGGCCGCGCGGGTCGACGGCGCGAGTACGATCCGGATGTACCGGCGCGTCATCGTCCCGCAGTTGCGGCCCGCGATGGTCAGCGCGTCCGTGGTCCTGATGCTGTTCGCGCTGAAGGCGTTCGACTTCCTGTACGCGATCTCGGACGGCTACCGGCCCCGCCGCGGAGCCGACATCCTCGCGACGAAGATGGTTCGCGAGTCGTTCAGTCGCTCCGAGTGGGCCTACGGATCGGCGATCGCGATCCTGTTGTTCGTGCTGTCGCTGGCGGTTATCGCACCGTACCTGTACAACCAGTACAAGCGAGGGAACCTATGA
- a CDS encoding carbohydrate ABC transporter permease, translating into MSEKSVTTETPSATDRATEGIELGRVGLYATLIGLVGFYLVPIESGFVTSIKTSEALRDTAPFFPPGPGGTTFEKWQIAFDYLAPGLVNSVLFTIPSTILCAIFGSMAAYGLTLVKWRGQVAVLALFIAGIFVPYQAVIVPLYEFWTQWAQLDARLAFLWGLPLLAEHHATLLELIITHTAYGVPIITLLFRSQYKTMSWEMIEAARLDGASVWRIYRRIVLPLSVPMFAVVFIFQFTQIWNEFLFSLTIIGSVNNPAASATLILSGLGEALEGTDYPLRMAGAFITALPTLLVYVLFADKFAEGVRV; encoded by the coding sequence ATGAGCGAGAAATCAGTTACGACCGAGACGCCGAGCGCAACGGACCGCGCGACCGAAGGAATCGAACTCGGACGCGTCGGGCTGTACGCGACCCTGATCGGCCTGGTAGGATTCTACCTCGTCCCGATCGAGTCGGGGTTCGTGACGTCGATCAAGACCTCGGAAGCGCTGCGAGACACCGCGCCGTTTTTCCCGCCCGGCCCCGGCGGGACTACGTTCGAGAAGTGGCAGATCGCGTTCGACTACCTCGCACCGGGGCTGGTCAACAGCGTGCTGTTTACGATCCCCTCGACGATCCTCTGTGCGATCTTCGGCAGCATGGCCGCCTACGGCCTGACGCTGGTCAAGTGGCGCGGTCAGGTCGCCGTGCTCGCGCTGTTCATCGCGGGCATCTTCGTCCCGTACCAGGCGGTGATCGTGCCCCTCTACGAGTTCTGGACCCAGTGGGCCCAGCTGGACGCGCGGCTCGCGTTCCTGTGGGGGCTGCCGCTGCTCGCCGAACACCACGCGACGCTCCTCGAACTGATCATCACGCACACGGCCTACGGCGTTCCGATCATTACGCTGCTGTTCCGCTCGCAGTACAAGACGATGTCCTGGGAGATGATCGAGGCCGCGAGGCTCGACGGCGCGTCGGTCTGGCGGATCTACCGCCGGATCGTCCTGCCGCTGTCGGTTCCGATGTTCGCGGTCGTGTTCATCTTCCAGTTCACCCAGATCTGGAACGAGTTCCTGTTCTCGCTGACGATCATCGGGAGCGTCAACAACCCGGCCGCGTCCGCGACCCTGATCCTGTCGGGGCTGGGCGAGGCCCTCGAGGGAACCGACTACCCGCTCCGGATGGCGGGGGCGTTCATCACGGCGCTGCCGACGCTGCTCGTCTACGTGCTGTTCGCCGACAAGTTCGCGGAGGGCGTGCGAGTATGA